GAGGTTATTGAATTATTTTATAATCATGATTTATCTCTTGCAGAAATTGGAGAGAATCTAAATATTACAAGGCAAGGAGTATTTGATACACTGAAGAGGGCAGAAGCTAATTTATACGAGTATGAACAAATTCTAGGCTTAATAAAGAGATTTAAAGATAAAGACAATGATATACAAGAAATTATCAATTCGTCTAAATATATTAGGGATA
The sequence above is drawn from the Tissierellales bacterium genome and encodes:
- a CDS encoding sigma factor-like helix-turn-helix DNA-binding protein — its product is MVGDIMIEKLVEIGILYDYYGNLLSHKQSEVIELFYNHDLSLAEIGENLNITRQGVFDTLKRAEANLYEYEQILGLIKRFKDKDNDIQEIINSSKYIRD